In Kazachstania africana CBS 2517 chromosome 4, complete genome, the following are encoded in one genomic region:
- the SIP3 gene encoding Sip3p (similar to Saccharomyces cerevisiae YSP1 (YHR155W) and SIP3 (YNL257C); ancestral locus Anc_1.100): protein MATSLLTTDKNDRFKRQLKLISVSFKEASIDSPSFRASVNFFHTRIEIFQDRLQKTVDFYEHKYKASFEDFQRTKEIMMSQLFPSPIMLSNGIVSNQATTPILIDNFNEEYRLFSNKLLKIMIDENNFQSDALLELMTDAIEPYKNKRKSFEYYQNKYDTLLGSFKSAKKSNTSIDPKSIQNDAIQLFEIRKSYLQASLDLVECIDAFKLSLDKYLVDSMAVLRAHNVFTFKESAKSIDLCPGIETYFNDYLSWIENAMKGAKTLEKEMINAKKQVYDFTIQNLTPSDDLSDYDAKSVNTTFLIDSSQNDLTIRPSKCGWLHMKTSVGKPERTIWVRRWCFIENGIFGMFALSPSKIFVEETDKFGVCLTDVRYNPEEDRRFCFEVKIFTGDHDVHNSNKNYFSVILQADSLKELKAWLSTFVLSKKYVRNLDKKLLEHELSFKRFSPKFIEFASSTTTKVDQLITTFDHETKSLLDDLKCSFSEYEILSVDEDKIYEFRLDTTPISTKMTQLAILSNYFTKGSWYPNAILANVWGVTNWSDYSLFKGQSHALMAGSKKISSAKSVKYPSFFPKELRITDLQFKNLFFTPDQKLVKHHEEVALFKFNSFWFPNSTQRFSTTCYATMENLYCYMNNMGFICLYGVNLLDISSVELDKGSTNRLIIYDINDVKLTVAVLFADRRAVLSKLRILIENKASKASKSLEEILGSFRDIDSELNERREADIILKEQNISLHKDKEIAVHGIQATDKENNSSGAQDDMSLGKNLEDIGTDGKNNDISTLLNSTTFWKMSNTADKLLSRKKELQKEYNVTYHHNYDISSKGLVHILFGDQSEAFPRCLFLASPTSTNKSNTYWTKGEDLEQVVLTRSVNFQLDTTQNIFRDQFKVYDRPGHTISIKQQITKVIDNKYYEIDQEPFFIKLPFCHPLRASMKYIITETYNPEDHVATKLRMSTDSSMLYVLYKLEFFDQNNDKVIKDLSLCERTELSWALYFTKIEFTLMKEVIRYYLEKIGSHGKLIKAIKLCGLIGVKPGSEEKDDESSKTKDEELKEILKEGTNKVNYTARILLKIVIKLFIYRVANILLVVSRFIFGILIITAKRAREINRLLLLSLLFSILLNIFLTGRSTVSYWSVKRAENTFRSYATENRDMGKSRSITMDDLDILTNDLALEESNLAFKKFNEDESSKDARFRETRNELAVRRNELLVELKILQNMERELVQGTYRKFLLMEAGKCVRAENEFSDIYKNDTQLQEYCTSCVDELDRLQSLLF, encoded by the coding sequence ATGGCAACCAGTCTACTCACAACCGATAAAAATGACCGTTTTAAGAGGCAACTGAAGCTGATTTCCGTGTCCTTTAAGGAAGCCTCGATCGATTCACCTTCTTTTAGAGCTAGcgtcaatttcttccacACAAGAATTGAGATATTCCAGGATAGATTACAAAAGACAGTAGACTTCTATGAACACAAATATAAGGCCTCTTTCGAGGATTTTCAAAGAACTAAAGAGATTATGATGTCTCAACTATTTCCATCTCCTATAATGCTAAGTAATGGCATCGTAAGCAATCAAGCGACCACTCCAATACTGATAGATAATTTTAACGAAGAATACAGGCTCTTCTCGaacaaattattgaaaataatgatagaTGAAAACAATTTCCAATCTGATGCTCTACTCGAATTAATGACCGACGCTATTGAACCatacaaaaacaaaagaaagtCATTTGAATACTATCAAAATAAGTATGATACTTTGCTGGgttctttcaaaagtgccaaaaaatcaaatacaTCAATTGATCCTAAGTCTATTCAAAATGATGCCATTCAATTATTCGAAATAAGGAAAAGTTATTTACAAGCATCATTAGATCTTGTAGAATGCATAGATGCTTTTAAGTTGAGTCTCGACAAGTATTTAGTGGATTCAATGGCGGTGTTAAGGGCGCATAACGTCTTCACATTCAAAGAATCCGCAAAGTCCATTGATTTATGTCCTGGAATTGAAACATACTTTAATGACTATCTAAGTTGGATAGAAAATGCCATGAAAGGCGCTAAAACACttgaaaaggaaatgaTTAATGCAAAAAAACAGGTGTATGATTTTACCATACAAAATTTAACTCCTTCAGATGATTTGAGTGATTACGATGCCAAGAGCGTCAATACGACGTTTTTAATAGATAGCAGCCAAAATGATTTGACCATAAGACCAAGTAAGTGTGGATGGCTGCATATGAAGACATCTGTAGGAAAACCTGAAAGAACAATCTGGGTCCGTAGATGGTGTTTTATTGAGAATGGTATTTTCGGTATGTTTGCCCTATCAccttccaaaatttttgttgaagaaactgaCAAATTCGGTGTGTGTTTAACAGATGTTAGGTATAACCCAGAAGAAGATAGACGATTTTGTTTTGaagtcaaaattttcacagGTGATCATGATGTTCATAACTCTAATAAAAACTATTTTTCAGTGATTTTACAAGCTGATAGTTTGAAAGAACTAAAAGCATGGTTGAGCACCTTTGTGTTGTCCAAAAAATACGTCCGGAATTTAGACAAAAAACTTTTAGAGCACGAACTCTCTTTTAAAAGATTCTCTCCCAAATTTATTGAGTTTGCCTCAAGCACAACAACTAAAGTTGATCAATTGATCACTACTTTTGATCACGAAACCAAATCTTTATTAGACGACCTGAAATGCTCATTCTCTGAATATGAGATTCTTTCTGTTGATGAAGACAAAATATATGAGTTTCGCTTGGATACAACACCAATATCGACAAAAATGACGCAGCTAGctatattatcaaattattttacGAAAGGTAGTTGGTATCCAAATGCAATTCTAGCTAACGTGTGGGGTGTCACTAATTGGAGTGATTACTCCCTATTCAAAGGCCAATCACATGCTCTGATGGCAGgaagtaaaaaaatatcttcagcAAAATCAGTGAAGTATCCTAGCTTTTTCCCAAAGGAACTGAGGATTACTGACTTACAATTtaagaatttatttttcaccCCTGACCAGAAACTAGTGAAACACCATGAAGAAGTTGCGCTATTTAAATTTAACTCCTTCTGGTTCCCTAATAGTACTCAAAGGTTCTCAACCACATGTTATGCCACTATGGAGAATTTATACTGTTATATGAATAATATGGGATTTATTTGTTTATATGGTGTTAATTTATTAGACATATCATCAGTTGAATTAGATAAAGGTTCAACAAATCGACTAATAATCTACGATATCAATGATGTGAAGTTGACGGTCGCAGTCTTATTTGCTGACCGGAGAGCAGTTTTGTCAAAGCTAAGGAttcttattgaaaataaggCATCTAAGGCATCTAAAAGCCTGGAAGAAATATTAGGTAGTTTTCGTGATATTGATAGTGAATTAAACGAAAGAAGAGAAGCTGACATTATTCTCAAGGAGCAAAATATCTCCCTTCACAAAGACAAGGAAATTGCAGTACATGGTATTCAGGCTACcgataaagaaaacaattcAAGTGGTGCACAAGATGATATGAGTTTAGGGAAAAACTTGGAAGACATCGGAACTGATGGGAAAAACAATGATATCAGCACTTTACTTAATAGTACCACATTTTGGAAGATGAGTAATACTGCAGATAAACTATTATCTAGGAAAAAGGAATTGCAAAAGGAATATAATGTGACATATCATCATAACTACGATATTTCAAGTAAAGGGTTGGTACATATTCTCTTTGGTGATCAGTCTGAAGCATTCCCAAGATGCTTATTTTTAGCAAGTCCGACATCCACGAATAAATCTAATACATACTGGACTAAAGGAGAAGATTTAGAACAGGTTGTATTGACACGTTCAGTTAATTTCCAACTGGATACAacacaaaatattttcagagATCAATTCAAAGTCTATGATCGCCCTGGTCATACAATCTCAATCAAACAACAAATTACAAAAGTTATTGACAATAAATATTATGAAATTGACCAGGaaccatttttcatcaaGTTACCTTTTTGTCATCCTTTAAGGGCAAGTATGAAGTATATTATTACTGAAACATATAATCCCGAGGATCATGTCGCAACTAAACTACGGATGTCCACTGACTCATCAATGTTATACGTCCTTTATAAAttggaattttttgatcaaAACAACGATAAAGTGATCAAGGATTTAAGCTTGTGTGAAAGAACAGAATTGAGTTGGGCTTTATATTTcaccaaaattgaatttacGTTGATGAAAGAAGTAATTAGATACTACTTAGAGAAAATTGGGTCCCATGGGAAGTTAATTAAGGCAATCAAACTTTGTGGATTAATTGGAGTTAAGCCAGGTTCAGAGGAAAAGGACGACGAATCTAGTAAAACCAAAGATGAAGAACTTAAGGAAATTCTGAAAGAAGGTACGAACAAGGTCAATTATACTGCCAGGATATTATTAAAGATAgttatcaaattgtttatttACCGTGTTGCAAATATCCTACTTGTAGTATCCAGATTTATATTTGGGATATTAATAATTACAGCTAAGAGAGCTCGAGAAATAAACCGCCTGCTGTTACTCTCCCTCCTTTTCTCCATATTACTTAATATATTTCTGACAGGACGGTCTACCGTTTCATATTGGTCTGTAAAAAGGGCTGAGAACACTTTCAGAAGCTATGCTACAGAGAATAGAGATATGGGCAAGAGTCGCTCGATAACAATGGATGATCTAGATATTTTAACGAACGATCTTGCTTTAGAAGAGTCAAATTTGGCATTTAAAAAgtttaatgaagatgaatcGTCGAAGGATGCTCGTTTCAGAGAAACCAGAAACGAATTGGCAGTcagaagaaatgaattACTTGTAGAGTTGAAGATCTTACAGAACATGGAGAGGGAACTTGTTCAAGGTACGTACAGAAAGTTTCTGCTCATGGAGGCGGGAAAGTGTGTGAGAGCAGAAAACGAGTTCAGtgatatttacaaaaatgatACCCAGTTACAAGAATACTGTACAAGCTGTGTTGACGAATTAGATAGATTACAATCTCTGTTATTCTAG
- the DSL1 gene encoding Dsl1p (similar to Saccharomyces cerevisiae DSL1 (YNL258C); ancestral locus Anc_1.99), with protein sequence MEPVLPDRETLISLVEQNLILKNKNTIDDPSLEMNKILEEESKLSEELRDLTKLKTISSLLKEVNVNFELLEFENCYYSLKSLRSKLTENNSVFIKQTYRFQRSTALYIDSLHSKLIDSIHEVITTKFWNITSNTIKFNPKIKIGDDDVQFDYTEFMSFAKSSFFTKDTSSSEFWFLATMELGDYKENVRSKLNDINRNFIEFNNIIGSIKNLIYDDSVNVTYSTQDNILSFQKGESNDYLEKIIEKSQAIVNFLTETFLPNNLYVIVSEVGSLLSTELFKTAKSNASQLLRDRKNPLIDLVRSINSSLIKLSNEIKSNWKYNGSDIDHLLNDEKVYINLLIDKTFDAEIKMLRESFKNKENFTVNAKVPFATAAKYENNQTILPRGKKNEEPSKSTGEDHAEDDWGWDPELDVSSEKGVEIDEDDAWDDHIDLNIDEDDTVNQETNNHDHTSKADVASIGPDVDDGWDDEWDIGENLSSPKKTKAELSINAETLSVEITKLPTLFKKSLQNFLGDCEKIGFNKSDAQYFEYKLNLLQTSFFAIATAHFNKDNWYQLYIDTRQICSENSNLLRLEELATRFLENNIFVREKTAYNLISMQLKELMTNERNPSWESVIEHLLPFIQHEIIEPLTRIGGEESMNEIIKFFNFLYNDCIVRVIQQWDIISEKNSENISELVSLVASNTDVPHLHNIPKYKELRDKFIFIGKFLPLHLKEIMELFYNGDFYLFSTQEIIQWLRLLFADTPIRKNAIDDIYEIREVALEDQ encoded by the coding sequence ATGGAGCCGGTTCTTCCTGATAGAGAGACACTTATTAGTCTAGTTGAAcagaatttgattttaaagAATAAGAACACTATTGATGATCCTTCGCTTGAAATGAATAAGATcttggaagaagaatctaAATTGAGTGAAGAGCTACGTGATTTGaccaaattgaaaacaataTCTAGTCTGCTCAAGGAAGTCAATGTGAATTTTGAATTGCTTGAATTCGAAAATTGTTACTACTCACTAAAATCATTAAGATCCAAATTGACTGAAAATAACAGCGTGTTTATCAAACAAACGTATCGTTTCCAAAGATCGACTGCGTTGTACATTGACTCActtcattcaaaattgatagaTTCGATACATGAAGTTATCACCACtaaattttggaatatcaCTTCCAATACAATTAAGTTCAATCCCAAGATAAAGATTGGAGACGATGACGttcaatttgattataCCGAGTTTATGTCTTTCGCTAAGtcttcatttttcacaAAAGATACCAGTAGTTCAGAATTTTGGTTTTTGGCAACTATGGAATTGGGTGactataaagaaaatgttaGATCAAAACtaaatgatattaataGGAATTTCAtagaatttaataatattatcgGTAGTATCAAAAATCTAATTTATGATGACAGCGTTAATGTAACATATTCTACTCAAGATAACATCTTGTCGTTCCAAAAAGGAGAATCCAACGAttatttagaaaaaataatcgAGAAGTCACAAGCAATAGTAAACTTTTTGACTGAAACCTTTTTGCCGAATAACTTATATGTCATAGTATCAGAAGTTGGCAGCCTTTTATCAACagaacttttcaaaactgCCAAGTCGAACGCCTCTCAACTTTTAAGAGACAGAAAGAACCCTTTGATAGACCTGGTCAGGTCTATCAACTCTTCTTTAATAAAGCTTTCCAACGAAATCAAATCTAATTGGAAATACAATGGGTCAGATATTGATcatttattaaatgatgaaaaggTTTATATTAATCTTTTGATTGACAAAACATTTGACgctgaaataaaaatgttaCGAGAATCCTTCaagaataaagaaaattttactgTCAATGCCAAGGTTCCTTTTGCTACCGCAGCAAAATACGAGAATAACCAGACCATCTTACCCAGAggaaagaagaatgaaGAACCTTCAAAATCCACAGGTGAAGATCATGCTGAAGATGATTGGGGTTGGGATCCCGAACTTGATGTGAGTTCTGAAAAAGGAGtagaaattgatgaagatgatgctTGGGATGATCACATCGATCTCAATATAGACGAAGACGATACTGTCAATCAGGAAACAAATAATCACGATCACACTTCTAAGGCAGACGTTGCAAGTATTGGACCAGATGTAGATGATGGTTGGGATGATGAGTGGGATATTGGGGAAAACTTATCTAGTCCAAAGAAAACGAAAGCTGAATTAAGTATAAATGCCGAAACACTTTCCGTGGAAATAACTAAACTTCCCACTCTCTTCAAGAAAAGTCTTCAAAACTTTTTAGGTGATTGTGAGAAGATTGGATTTAATAAAAGTGATGctcaatattttgaatacaAATTGAATCTCTTACaaacttctttttttgcGATTGCAACCGCCCACTTCAATAAAGACAATTGGTATCAACTCTATATCGATACGAGACAAATTTGCTCCGAAAATAGCAACTTACTCAGACTTGAAGAGCTAGCAACAAGATTTCTTGAGAACAACATTTTTGTTAGGGAAAAAACAGCTTacaatttaatttcaatgcaATTAAAGGAGTTGATGACAAACGAGAGAAACCCATCTTGGGAATCAGTAATTGAACATCTGTTACCATTTATTCAACATGAAATCATAGAGCCGCTAACGAGGATTGGGGGTGAGGAATCCATGAATGAAATCataaaattcttcaatttcctATACAACGACTGTATCGTAAGGGTTATCCAACAATGGGACATAATCTCAGAGAAAAACTCTGAAAACATAAGTGAACTAGTCTCTTTAGTCGCCAGCAACACAGATGTACCACACCTTCATAATATACCGAAGTATAAGGAACTCCGCgataaatttatcttcattgGTAAATTTCTTCCATTACACTTGAAAGAGATAATGGAGTTGTTTTACAATGGTGATTTTTATCTATTTTCAACGCAAGAAATCATCCAGTGGTTACGACTACTCTTTGCTGACACGCCCATCAGAAAAAATGCAATCGATGATATTTATGAGATCCGAGAGGTTGCTTTGGAAGATCAGTGA
- the ATX1 gene encoding copper metallochaperone ATX1 (similar to Saccharomyces cerevisiae ATX1 (YNL259C); ancestral locus Anc_1.98), whose product MIYCYHFNVVMTCSGCSDAIHRSLSKLGPEVTDIDISLENQYVEVFTTLPYEFILDRIERTGKEVLSGGLKTSE is encoded by the coding sequence ATGATTTATTGTTACCACTTTAATGTTGTCATGACTTGTTCAGGCTGCTCCGACGCTATTCATAGATCCTTGAGCAAATTAGGACCTGAAGTGACTGACATTGATATTTCGCTTGAGAATCAATATGTTGAAGTGTTCACTACATTACCATATGAATTTATCCTAGATAGAATAGAAAGGACTGGAAAAGAGGTTCTATCTGGAGGATTGAAAACAAGCGAATAA
- the LTO1 gene encoding ribosome biosynthesis protein LTO1 (similar to Saccharomyces cerevisiae YNL260C; ancestral locus Anc_1.97), producing the protein MSAMDFDELLNLEEQYYQEGFKEGQEQNLENNFLEGKQFGLQVGFQRFVLLGHMLGLCDFLESLNMASTNLTKNIATIRELIEGIDMSNDEEEVENLEKTIVKLKNKFRTILLLFQRQMKQAKKKPLTFDDIEDLSRVIGGEIKGFVEDEETTDAKTAQDQAQDW; encoded by the coding sequence ATGTCAGCGATGGACTTTGATGAACTCCTGAACCTAGAAGAGCAATATTACCAGGAGGGCTTCAAGGAGGGTCAAGAGCAGAATCTGGAGAATAATTTTCTCGAGGGTAAGCAATTTGGACTCCAAGTAGGGTTTCAGAGATTTGTTCTGCTGGGCCACATGCTTGGATTATGTGACTTTTTGGAGTCATTGAATATGGCTAGTACAAATCTAACTAAGAATATTGCTACCATTCGTGAACTTATAGAAGGAATTGACATGAGCAacgacgaagaagaagttgaaaatttagaaaagaCAATAGTGAAACTAAAAAATAAGTTCAGAACCATTCTGTTGTTGTTCCAGAGGCAGATGAAGCaggcaaagaaaaagcCTTTGACGTTCGACGATATCGAGGATTTATCGAGGGTTATTGGCGGTGAAATCAAAGGTTTCGTCGAAGACGAAGAGACTACAGATGCCAAGACCGCCCAAGATCAAGCACAAGACTGGTAA